One genomic region from Stackebrandtia nassauensis DSM 44728 encodes:
- a CDS encoding AMP-binding protein — protein sequence MTSPSLIDDFKDARRALADRVCVRSGATVRTFGEITETARRLVAAFDRNGVSRDSVVEVEGVPGPGLLSALLAMLSCSVPFQLVTPPRTRAVDPFDDTAVFLRVNGDRVPLTALADANPSTRDLPSPAITGDTPAYLIETSGSTGDRKRVIGSYTGLSRFLRWERDTFHIGGDDRVAALTSPTFDVSLRELLLPFATGAELVVPHRWPLSPGRITPFIAETAATVVNVVPSLAAYATSTHPTVTAPSLRLTLFAGEMLPHTTVRAWQRFAPHSATVNLYGPTETTLAQFANVIDEPVPGIQPVGFPLPGTSFRIVDGEVVIATPNGSLGYADEPATDRLIRDGGMTTFATGDLGRVEPDGALMLLGRRDDRVKVRGIWVNLTDVEQTLRDALNREEIAVVTSPNPLGVDIVAVIAGSERHIDKALLVKTIAHRCGSAAIPSAYRFVPRLPRLASGKIDRRRCRSLAVDPAAQPGL from the coding sequence ATGACGTCGCCGTCGCTCATCGATGACTTCAAGGACGCCAGGCGAGCGCTCGCCGACAGGGTCTGCGTGCGAAGCGGCGCAACGGTTCGCACCTTCGGCGAGATCACCGAGACCGCCCGACGTCTGGTCGCCGCCTTCGACCGTAATGGCGTGAGCCGCGACAGTGTGGTCGAAGTGGAGGGCGTGCCCGGGCCCGGTCTGCTGTCGGCGTTGCTGGCGATGCTGTCGTGTTCCGTCCCGTTCCAGCTGGTGACACCACCGCGCACTCGCGCCGTCGACCCGTTCGACGACACCGCCGTCTTCCTGCGTGTCAACGGTGACCGCGTCCCACTGACCGCGCTCGCCGACGCGAACCCCAGCACCCGTGATCTCCCGTCGCCCGCCATCACCGGCGACACCCCCGCCTACCTGATCGAGACCTCGGGTTCCACTGGGGACCGCAAACGAGTCATCGGGTCGTACACGGGCCTGAGCCGGTTCTTGCGATGGGAACGCGACACGTTCCACATCGGCGGCGACGATCGGGTGGCAGCCCTGACATCGCCGACCTTCGACGTGTCGCTTCGCGAACTGCTGCTTCCCTTCGCCACGGGAGCCGAACTGGTGGTTCCGCACCGATGGCCCCTCAGCCCGGGCCGCATCACGCCATTCATCGCCGAGACCGCCGCGACCGTGGTCAACGTCGTGCCGAGCCTGGCCGCCTACGCGACCAGCACTCACCCCACGGTGACGGCACCGAGCCTGCGACTGACCCTGTTCGCGGGGGAGATGTTGCCGCACACCACCGTCCGGGCGTGGCAACGGTTCGCGCCGCACTCCGCGACAGTCAATCTCTACGGCCCGACGGAGACCACCCTGGCGCAGTTCGCCAACGTGATCGACGAACCGGTCCCGGGCATCCAACCGGTGGGGTTCCCGTTGCCCGGCACCAGCTTTCGCATCGTCGACGGCGAGGTCGTCATCGCAACCCCCAACGGCTCCCTCGGCTACGCCGACGAACCCGCCACCGACCGTCTCATCCGCGACGGCGGCATGACGACCTTCGCTACCGGCGATCTGGGACGCGTCGAACCCGACGGGGCACTGATGCTGCTGGGACGCCGTGACGACCGCGTCAAGGTACGCGGGATCTGGGTCAACCTCACCGATGTCGAGCAGACCCTTCGCGATGCCCTCAACCGCGAGGAGATCGCGGTCGTGACAAGCCCCAATCCACTGGGGGTCGACATCGTCGCCGTCATCGCCGGAAGCGAACGCCACATCGACAAGGCACTGCTGGTCAAGACGATCGCCCATCGCTGTGGCAGCGCGGCCATACCGTCCGCGTACCGGTTCGTCCCGCGACTGCCGCGACTCGCCTCGGGGAAGATCGACCGGCGGCGATGCCGTTCACTCGCGGTGGATCCAGCCGCGCAACCCGGCCTGTAG
- a CDS encoding acyl carrier protein, translating to MKARTHIEKVIADEAATVLQLDHLDTDANLFDHGCDSMRAIDIAMRLEAAFDVDMTVTDVFDYPTVRLLAEQVRRRSDSS from the coding sequence GTGAAAGCTAGAACCCACATCGAAAAGGTCATCGCCGACGAGGCCGCCACGGTGCTCCAGCTGGATCATCTGGACACGGACGCGAACCTGTTTGACCACGGCTGCGACTCGATGCGCGCCATCGATATCGCGATGAGACTCGAAGCGGCATTCGACGTCGACATGACAGTGACCGACGTTTTCGACTATCCAACGGTGCGATTGCTGGCGGAACAGGTGCGGCGGCGATCGGACTCGTCATGA
- a CDS encoding condensation domain-containing protein — MERGLTQAQRYSLTWLRDQRELGTDVPANMIVMPIRFRTRISDRQIQTTIGRLVERHESLRTGFCLHTHECGPVTFVQKGISVSVKVRRVNDTSMASDDVASAIDEIANTRLPLSQPPLLTTRILRAGFADVLVLVGVDHLVFDGASATPFFDEFVDLLANPATALPPARQFADWIAWQRTHLDGPAGKELLDYWRGTLGEAGPMPRLNVPTDPDSGRTSMQTHAVRVSSVTPECLRTVDIKETVTPFMVAMNVVARACAHVLDLPDLVIHTPTANRGSMAAKGVIGWLAHSMPVRVRIGSRTTFRQSLSQVRRAVLGAITHSDMPLLVLHQHLRPDTFDDIRLGRIYFAYEKPSSTVRRFRESTAELYTVPGGYASSTVGNGITIVVTEFRDHLAVRAVAQPDIATPILHQLIDRIEQEFGALDRPKESRES; from the coding sequence ATGGAACGAGGGCTGACGCAGGCTCAGCGGTACTCGCTGACCTGGCTGCGAGACCAGCGAGAGCTCGGCACAGACGTTCCGGCCAACATGATCGTGATGCCGATCAGGTTTCGCACTCGCATATCCGACCGACAGATACAAACAACCATTGGCCGCCTCGTGGAACGTCACGAATCGCTGCGAACCGGGTTCTGCCTGCACACGCACGAGTGCGGCCCCGTGACGTTTGTTCAAAAGGGAATATCGGTGTCGGTGAAGGTGCGGCGGGTCAACGACACGTCGATGGCCTCCGACGACGTCGCCTCGGCCATCGACGAGATCGCGAACACGCGGCTTCCGCTCAGCCAACCACCCCTGCTCACCACTCGCATTCTTCGCGCTGGCTTTGCCGACGTGCTGGTGCTCGTCGGTGTCGACCATCTCGTCTTCGACGGTGCCTCGGCCACACCGTTCTTCGACGAGTTCGTCGACCTGCTGGCCAACCCCGCCACGGCCCTGCCCCCGGCGCGGCAGTTCGCGGACTGGATCGCGTGGCAACGAACCCATCTGGACGGACCGGCCGGCAAGGAGCTGCTGGACTACTGGCGCGGCACGCTGGGCGAAGCCGGACCGATGCCCCGGTTGAACGTCCCCACTGATCCCGATTCGGGGCGGACGTCGATGCAGACACACGCTGTCCGCGTCAGTTCCGTGACTCCCGAGTGTCTGCGCACAGTGGATATCAAGGAGACGGTGACGCCGTTCATGGTGGCCATGAACGTTGTCGCGCGGGCCTGCGCCCACGTATTGGACCTGCCTGATCTGGTGATTCACACACCGACCGCGAATCGTGGATCGATGGCGGCGAAAGGTGTGATCGGCTGGCTGGCGCATTCCATGCCCGTGCGGGTTCGCATCGGCTCGCGGACCACGTTTCGGCAATCCCTGAGTCAGGTGCGACGCGCGGTCTTGGGCGCGATCACACACAGCGATATGCCGTTGCTCGTCCTGCACCAGCATCTGCGGCCGGACACATTCGACGACATCCGACTGGGACGCATCTATTTCGCCTATGAGAAGCCGAGCAGTACGGTGCGTCGCTTCCGTGAGAGTACGGCGGAGCTGTACACGGTCCCCGGCGGATACGCCAGCAGCACTGTGGGCAATGGAATCACCATAGTGGTCACGGAGTTCCGGGATCACCTCGCCGTTCGCGCGGTCGCGCAGCCGGACATCGCCACACCGATACTCCATCAGCTGATTGATCGGATAGAGCAGGAATTCGGTGCTCTGGACCGTCCGAAGGAGAGCCGTGAAAGCTAG
- a CDS encoding MurR/RpiR family transcriptional regulator, with the protein MCPTERADPRTVLVRVRAALPGLRPSERRIAEAILDDPHATAGLTVAELAAACDTSTTTVVRFYQRIGYGRYKDLRLDLTREATREQLETANLPAASGDIDRDDTIDDIIAKVAANETLSIADTAEILDRDALARAVDCVLNARRVDSFGVGASGFVGLDLQQKLTRIGRTALSWLDTDAAWSAAVTLDEQCVAIAISHTGTTAATVEFLAMAAAEGATTIAITNHDNTALAETADVVLTTAARETRFRSGALGSRIAQLMVVDCLFTGVARASYDASMSALRKTYAAVHRKGRGQRLYRRIVIRRRRPGSHWVRAYPRWRATDRTHRARGPPQRGEPTRNA; encoded by the coding sequence ATGTGTCCCACTGAACGAGCCGATCCCCGCACCGTCCTGGTGCGGGTGCGCGCCGCCCTGCCCGGCCTGCGGCCCTCCGAACGCCGGATCGCCGAGGCGATCCTGGACGACCCGCACGCGACCGCCGGACTCACGGTCGCCGAACTGGCCGCCGCCTGCGACACCTCGACCACCACCGTGGTGCGCTTCTACCAGCGCATCGGCTACGGCCGTTACAAGGACCTCCGCCTTGACCTCACCCGGGAGGCCACCCGCGAACAACTCGAGACGGCGAACCTGCCCGCCGCGTCCGGCGACATCGACCGCGACGACACCATCGACGACATCATCGCGAAGGTGGCGGCCAACGAGACGCTGTCCATCGCCGACACCGCCGAAATCCTCGACCGGGACGCCCTCGCGCGCGCCGTCGACTGTGTCCTCAACGCCCGCCGCGTCGACAGCTTCGGCGTGGGCGCCAGCGGTTTCGTGGGCCTCGACCTGCAACAGAAACTGACCCGCATCGGCCGCACCGCACTGTCCTGGCTGGACACCGACGCCGCCTGGTCGGCCGCGGTCACCCTGGACGAGCAGTGCGTCGCCATCGCGATCTCGCACACCGGCACCACCGCGGCCACCGTCGAGTTCCTGGCCATGGCCGCGGCCGAAGGCGCCACCACCATCGCGATCACCAACCACGACAACACCGCCCTGGCCGAGACCGCCGACGTCGTGCTCACCACCGCCGCCCGCGAGACCCGGTTCCGCTCCGGCGCGCTGGGCAGCAGAATCGCCCAGCTCATGGTGGTCGACTGCCTGTTCACCGGGGTGGCGCGGGCGTCATACGACGCATCGATGTCGGCGCTGCGCAAGACCTACGCGGCCGTGCACCGCAAGGGCCGTGGACAGCGGTTATATCGCCGGATCGTTATTCGGCGCCGACGGCCGGGATCTCACTGGGTTCGGGCGTACCCGCGGTGGCGCGCCACAGACCGAACGCACCGAGCCCGAGGACCGCCGCAACGAGGAGAACCGACGCGAAACGCTTGA
- a CDS encoding ABC transporter substrate-binding protein, with amino-acid sequence MSPASRFGRRLTAVIGALATLSLLLAGCSGSQAEPGKLVIGVTTDANALFPWKATQFQSIAVLQNLYGTLTEFDKDLKVVPGLAESWDTSKDGRTLTFHLRSGVTFADGSAFDSADVKDSLDKIRDPKTAAVAASTLASVKKVTAPDADTVTLKLSGPDAALPSNLASVNTAMLSSDDTEKQLAAKPNGTGPFAFDSRKPSQTLKLKKNDAYWGEAPKLDSVEFRVIPDDDSILAAMQAGNVQFAVFDNPVVGQTAEDLGLNVAKTSQLSYHALQLNAKRDVLSDVNTRLAVQCAIDRSAVLDTAGFGEGKVTGPITSPDYLSDPDDRPCPTRDLDKSAEYLRKAGKDSLTLKTIVSQGEYATSVDEAQNLKSQLADANIELDLEVLESGAFVDAWVGADFDAAVALNGGREDPDGMYGRYFTSTGNLNKVAGYSSPTLDKLFAEGRSTSDLAKREEIYTKVGRELEDNAAWIWLFSGFTYTATTANVHGFTPLESGSLQYLRTTSVD; translated from the coding sequence ATGTCACCAGCTTCGCGATTCGGTCGCCGCCTGACGGCGGTGATCGGTGCTCTCGCCACCCTGTCGCTGCTCCTGGCGGGCTGTTCCGGCTCGCAGGCGGAGCCGGGCAAGCTGGTGATCGGTGTCACCACTGACGCGAACGCGCTGTTCCCCTGGAAGGCGACCCAGTTCCAGTCGATCGCGGTGCTGCAGAACCTGTACGGCACCCTCACCGAGTTCGACAAGGACCTCAAGGTGGTGCCCGGCCTGGCCGAGTCCTGGGACACCTCGAAGGACGGCCGCACCCTGACCTTCCACCTGCGTTCCGGGGTGACCTTCGCCGACGGCAGCGCGTTCGACTCCGCCGACGTCAAGGACTCGCTCGACAAGATCCGCGACCCCAAGACCGCGGCGGTCGCGGCCTCGACGCTGGCGTCGGTGAAGAAGGTGACGGCACCCGACGCCGACACCGTGACCCTGAAACTGTCCGGGCCCGACGCGGCACTGCCGTCGAACCTCGCCTCGGTGAACACGGCGATGCTGTCGTCCGACGACACCGAGAAGCAGCTGGCCGCCAAACCCAACGGGACCGGGCCGTTCGCGTTCGACTCCCGCAAACCCAGCCAGACGTTGAAGTTGAAGAAGAACGACGCGTACTGGGGCGAGGCCCCCAAGCTCGACAGCGTCGAGTTCCGGGTGATCCCCGACGACGACTCCATCCTGGCCGCGATGCAGGCGGGCAACGTGCAGTTCGCGGTGTTCGACAACCCCGTCGTCGGTCAGACCGCCGAGGACCTCGGCCTGAACGTCGCCAAGACCTCGCAGCTGAGCTACCACGCGCTGCAACTCAACGCGAAACGCGACGTGTTGTCCGATGTGAACACCCGGTTGGCGGTGCAGTGCGCCATCGACCGGTCCGCCGTCCTGGACACCGCCGGATTCGGCGAGGGCAAGGTCACCGGTCCGATCACCTCGCCGGACTATCTCTCCGACCCCGACGACCGGCCCTGCCCGACACGCGACCTCGACAAGTCGGCCGAGTACCTGCGCAAGGCGGGCAAGGACAGTCTCACGCTGAAGACCATCGTGTCGCAGGGCGAGTACGCCACCTCGGTGGACGAGGCGCAGAACCTCAAGTCGCAACTGGCCGACGCCAACATCGAGCTCGACCTGGAGGTGCTGGAGTCCGGGGCGTTCGTGGACGCGTGGGTCGGCGCCGACTTCGACGCGGCGGTGGCGCTCAACGGCGGCCGCGAGGACCCCGACGGCATGTATGGCCGCTACTTCACCAGCACCGGCAACCTCAACAAGGTCGCCGGGTACAGCTCGCCCACGCTCGACAAGCTGTTCGCCGAGGGACGTTCCACCAGCGACCTCGCGAAGCGGGAGGAGATCTACACGAAGGTCGGCCGGGAACTGGAGGACAACGCGGCCTGGATCTGGTTGTTCTCCGGGTTCACCTACACCGCGACCACCGCGAACGTCCACGGGTTCACACCCCTGGAAAGCGGTTCGCTGCAATACCTACGCACCACGTCCGTCGATTAA
- a CDS encoding ABC transporter permease, whose protein sequence is MIRTLVRNRVIQRIAQTLLTLFGVAIFIFVMLRAIPGDQITAGLGTEAAALTPAQRASLESYYGLDKPLVEQFFSWLGNVFTGNLGFSARAQESVLDLSLHALPVTAELAVLAIVLALLIGVPLGMLSASKPDSARDGFGQLVGLAGLSIPAFLLATLSLSILASTLGFNPNGEVFVTFVEDPLLNLQQMLLPSLVLGFGIAAPIMRTTRTAVLEVRSLDFVRTARAKGVPARRLQVKHVLGNALIPIVTMTGLQLGYLLGGAVVVEQIFSIPGIGRQVLLGIQQKEYALVQSTVLIIALAFVLVNLATDLLYRAIDPRVRA, encoded by the coding sequence ATGATCCGCACACTCGTCCGCAATCGGGTGATCCAGAGGATCGCGCAGACGCTGCTGACCCTGTTCGGCGTCGCGATCTTCATCTTCGTCATGCTCAGGGCCATCCCCGGCGACCAGATCACCGCGGGGCTGGGCACCGAGGCGGCCGCGCTCACGCCCGCGCAGCGCGCGTCCCTGGAAAGCTACTACGGTCTCGACAAACCGCTCGTCGAACAGTTCTTCTCGTGGCTGGGCAACGTGTTCACCGGCAACCTCGGCTTCTCGGCCCGGGCGCAGGAGAGCGTGCTGGACCTGTCGCTGCACGCGCTGCCGGTCACCGCGGAGCTGGCGGTGCTGGCCATCGTGCTGGCGCTGCTGATCGGCGTCCCGCTAGGCATGCTGTCGGCGTCCAAACCGGACTCCGCCCGCGACGGCTTCGGCCAGCTGGTGGGTCTGGCGGGTCTGTCGATCCCGGCGTTCCTGCTGGCGACGCTGTCGCTGTCGATCCTGGCCTCGACGCTGGGCTTCAACCCCAACGGCGAGGTCTTCGTGACGTTCGTCGAGGATCCGCTGCTGAATCTGCAACAGATGCTGTTGCCGTCCCTTGTGCTGGGTTTCGGGATCGCCGCGCCCATCATGCGCACCACGCGCACGGCGGTACTGGAGGTCCGGTCACTGGACTTCGTCCGCACCGCCCGCGCCAAGGGGGTACCGGCCCGTCGGCTCCAGGTCAAGCACGTGCTCGGCAACGCGCTGATCCCGATCGTGACCATGACCGGTCTGCAACTGGGTTACCTGCTGGGCGGCGCGGTCGTGGTGGAGCAGATCTTCTCCATCCCCGGCATCGGACGTCAAGTGCTGCTTGGCATCCAGCAGAAGGAGTACGCGCTGGTGCAGAGCACGGTGCTCATCATCGCGCTGGCCTTCGTCCTCGTCAACCTGGCCACCGATCTGCTGTATCGGGCCATCGACCCCCGGGTGCGCGCATGA
- a CDS encoding ABC transporter permease, whose translation MTDLTQPALTRLDTPATPGRFRELLRSRSGLIGFILIAVLALLSLASFAGLIPHDPVAQDPPSRLLPPSAEHLLGTDQFGRDVFARVAAAVANSALIAVVAVAFATVVGTLGGLVAGFYRGFADGATSAVTNVLFAFPPLLLALALASVFSRDWFTIAVAIAIVYVPIFVRVVRGPVLSLREVEYVKAAVATGQRRSAIMLRHVLPNITSIVIVQVTLSLSWAVLTEAALSFLGLGTPPPAPSLGLMILDARTLVTVAPWTMLAPGLAIVLLVVGLNLLGDGLRDVYDPRGRGRK comes from the coding sequence ATGACCGACCTGACCCAACCCGCACTGACCCGGCTCGACACGCCCGCGACACCGGGCCGGTTCCGGGAACTGTTGCGCAGCCGCTCCGGCCTCATCGGTTTCATCCTGATCGCGGTGCTGGCGCTGTTGAGCCTGGCGTCGTTCGCCGGGCTGATCCCGCACGACCCGGTCGCGCAGGACCCGCCGTCGCGGCTGCTGCCGCCCTCGGCCGAGCACCTGCTGGGCACCGACCAGTTCGGACGCGACGTCTTCGCCCGGGTCGCCGCCGCGGTCGCCAACTCGGCGCTGATCGCGGTGGTGGCGGTCGCCTTCGCCACCGTCGTGGGCACACTGGGCGGGCTGGTCGCCGGTTTCTACCGGGGCTTCGCCGACGGCGCGACCAGCGCGGTCACCAACGTGCTGTTCGCGTTCCCGCCGCTGCTGCTGGCGCTGGCGCTGGCGTCGGTGTTCAGCCGCGACTGGTTCACCATCGCCGTGGCCATCGCCATCGTGTACGTGCCGATCTTCGTGCGGGTGGTGCGCGGCCCGGTGCTGTCGCTGCGGGAGGTCGAGTACGTCAAGGCGGCCGTGGCCACCGGACAGCGGCGCTCGGCGATCATGCTGCGGCACGTGCTGCCCAACATCACCTCCATCGTCATCGTCCAGGTGACGCTGTCGCTGTCGTGGGCCGTGCTGACCGAGGCGGCGCTGAGCTTCCTCGGGCTGGGCACGCCGCCCCCGGCGCCGTCGCTGGGTCTGATGATCTTGGACGCCCGGACGCTGGTCACGGTGGCACCGTGGACGATGCTGGCCCCGGGATTGGCGATCGTCTTGTTGGTGGTGGGTCTGAACCTGCTGGGTGACGGCCTGCGTGACGTCTACGATCCTCGCGGTCGGGGGCGCAAGTGA
- a CDS encoding anhydro-N-acetylmuramic acid kinase: protein MRVLGMISGTSHDGIDTAIVDFGADGDRLHGRIVHTGSHPYPTGLRSRLAAALPPAETTLSEVCELDTLIGQTFASAAAEAILASGDVDLIVSHGQTVYHWVEGGHAHGTLQIGQPAWIAERTGAPVLSDVRIRDITAGGHGAPLVSYMDTLLLAGVDGVPAALNLGGIANISIPRGAGDVTAYDIGPANALIDAAVVRHGGHPAGFDEDGRIAASGTVDEALLAVLLADAYYRLPAPKSTGKEHFHIGYVDQAVATAGSQIGFADLVATLTELTIRTVADDVRAAGVTKLLVSGGGAHNPVIMDGLRSALTGTEVASSDTLGAPADDKEAIAFALIGWCTAHGLPGSNPAGTGARSARILGTLTPGAGPLTLPTPLTRAPRSLVLEPGK from the coding sequence ATGAGAGTCCTGGGAATGATCTCCGGTACCTCGCACGACGGTATCGACACCGCGATCGTCGACTTCGGAGCCGACGGGGATCGCCTGCACGGCCGTATCGTCCACACCGGATCCCATCCGTACCCGACCGGGCTGCGGTCCCGGCTGGCCGCAGCCCTGCCTCCCGCCGAGACGACACTGTCCGAAGTGTGCGAACTGGACACCCTCATCGGCCAGACTTTCGCGTCGGCGGCGGCCGAGGCGATCCTCGCGTCCGGCGACGTCGACCTGATCGTCTCGCACGGCCAGACCGTGTACCACTGGGTCGAGGGCGGCCACGCGCATGGGACCCTTCAGATCGGGCAACCCGCGTGGATCGCCGAACGCACCGGAGCGCCCGTCCTGTCGGACGTGCGGATTCGCGACATCACCGCCGGTGGACACGGCGCGCCACTGGTGTCCTACATGGACACACTTCTGTTGGCGGGCGTCGACGGCGTCCCGGCCGCACTGAACCTGGGCGGCATCGCCAACATCTCGATCCCGCGTGGCGCGGGCGATGTCACCGCCTACGACATCGGACCCGCCAACGCGCTCATCGACGCGGCCGTGGTCCGCCACGGTGGCCATCCCGCCGGTTTCGACGAGGACGGCCGGATCGCCGCGTCCGGCACCGTTGACGAGGCATTGTTGGCCGTGCTGCTCGCCGACGCCTACTATCGTTTGCCCGCGCCCAAAAGCACCGGCAAAGAGCACTTTCACATCGGCTATGTCGACCAGGCCGTGGCGACCGCCGGAAGCCAGATCGGTTTCGCCGACCTCGTCGCCACCCTCACCGAGCTGACCATCCGCACCGTCGCCGACGATGTCCGGGCCGCCGGGGTGACGAAACTGCTGGTCTCCGGGGGTGGCGCCCACAATCCCGTCATCATGGACGGACTGCGTTCCGCGTTGACCGGTACCGAGGTGGCCTCCTCCGACACGCTGGGCGCACCGGCCGACGACAAGGAGGCCATCGCGTTCGCGCTCATCGGCTGGTGCACCGCCCACGGCCTGCCCGGCAGCAACCCGGCGGGCACCGGCGCCCGCTCCGCCCGGATCCTGGGCACCCTGACGCCGGGCGCTGGACCGCTGACGCTTCCCACCCCGCTGACCCGGGCACCGCGATCTCTTGTGCTGGAGCCAGGGAAGTGA
- a CDS encoding GNAT family N-acetyltransferase produces MTVTLRPAGPADLDAITEVMLACWRESYATVLPERAIATMTPELVERLWTRALTGTAPGAAIVAVSEAGAVLGVTRYELGPDHGGIVQSLYVSPRAQRLGIGARLLSAAVAGLRDLDAPRFHLWVFADNAPSIAFYQRQGWVLDGTSRVQAGFDVEELRLEYAGSDPDPGRSSALRRTASDIVASGPDAPAGVSIGLRTAGGEFTAVTGNRSLGDTAEPMTLSTHHDLASITKILATTTALIALVSAAHVHLDDPVARYLPGFTGDGKETVTIRQLLTHRGGLWEWQPLYLNGRTGETAIRYVEQLPLRYRPDTARHYSDLGFILLGRVIAAITGVRLDEAVKHLVTKPLGLDATGYRTATSPAIADIAVSAPGDVTEQRMVATGVPYPVLESDARFGGWRSRPIAGEVNDGNAFHAFGGVSGHAGLFSTLGDLLDYAWALAHYRDHDSLWNPRVVETFLTDGPDAEQALGFRRYRFTADGKTTTMYGHPGFVGCVVGFSPDAGVALALCSNRLARTDNPVPNDELWSLARTAANTQLTGLDPKARR; encoded by the coding sequence ATGACCGTGACGCTGCGCCCGGCCGGTCCGGCTGACCTCGACGCGATCACCGAGGTGATGCTCGCCTGCTGGCGGGAAAGCTACGCCACCGTCCTGCCCGAGCGGGCCATCGCGACGATGACTCCCGAACTGGTGGAACGACTGTGGACGCGGGCGTTGACGGGCACCGCGCCCGGCGCGGCGATCGTCGCGGTCTCCGAGGCCGGGGCCGTCCTCGGGGTCACCCGCTACGAGCTCGGCCCCGACCACGGGGGGATCGTGCAGTCGCTGTACGTTTCGCCTCGCGCGCAACGACTCGGCATCGGCGCCCGGCTGCTGTCGGCCGCCGTCGCGGGGCTGCGCGACCTCGACGCCCCGCGTTTCCACCTGTGGGTGTTCGCCGACAACGCCCCGTCCATCGCCTTCTACCAGCGCCAAGGCTGGGTCCTGGACGGCACCTCGCGGGTGCAGGCCGGGTTCGACGTCGAGGAACTGCGCCTCGAATACGCAGGCTCCGACCCGGATCCCGGCCGATCCAGCGCACTGCGGCGGACCGCCAGCGACATCGTCGCGTCCGGCCCCGACGCCCCCGCCGGAGTCTCCATAGGACTACGCACGGCGGGCGGCGAGTTCACCGCCGTGACCGGAAACCGCTCCCTCGGCGACACCGCCGAACCCATGACGCTGTCCACCCACCACGATCTGGCCTCGATCACCAAGATCCTCGCCACCACCACCGCGCTCATCGCCCTGGTCTCCGCCGCACACGTCCACCTGGACGACCCCGTCGCCCGCTACCTGCCCGGATTCACCGGCGACGGCAAGGAAACCGTGACCATCCGGCAGCTGTTGACCCACCGAGGTGGACTGTGGGAATGGCAGCCCCTCTACCTCAACGGCCGCACCGGCGAGACGGCGATCCGTTACGTCGAACAACTTCCGCTGCGGTACCGCCCCGACACCGCTCGCCACTACTCCGACCTCGGCTTCATCCTGCTGGGCCGCGTCATCGCCGCCATCACCGGCGTACGGCTCGACGAGGCCGTCAAACACCTGGTCACCAAGCCGCTCGGCCTCGACGCCACCGGCTACCGCACCGCGACCAGCCCCGCCATCGCCGACATCGCGGTCAGTGCCCCCGGTGACGTCACCGAACAGCGCATGGTCGCCACCGGCGTGCCGTACCCGGTACTGGAGTCCGATGCCCGTTTCGGCGGCTGGCGTTCGCGCCCCATTGCCGGGGAAGTCAACGACGGCAACGCCTTCCACGCCTTCGGCGGCGTCAGCGGCCACGCCGGACTGTTCTCGACGCTGGGTGACCTGCTCGACTACGCCTGGGCCCTGGCCCACTACCGCGATCACGACTCACTGTGGAACCCGCGAGTCGTCGAGACCTTCCTGACCGACGGGCCCGATGCCGAACAGGCACTCGGCTTCCGCCGCTACCGGTTCACCGCCGACGGCAAGACCACCACTATGTACGGACATCCGGGTTTCGTCGGCTGCGTCGTCGGCTTCTCCCCCGACGCCGGTGTCGCACTGGCCCTGTGTTCCAACCGGCTGGCGCGAACCGACAACCCCGTACCCAACGACGAGTTGTGGTCGCTGGCCCGCACGGCGGCCAACACCCAACTGACCGGCCTCGACCCGAAAGCGCGAAGGTGA